The genome window CGTTAGCATGAGCCAGAACTGCAGTGCGGAGTTGTACGAAACACCCCACATTCCGGATATGACGACGTATCCGGTGACGAGCGCCGCGATGACGAACAGCGAGAGAGTGTAATCCCACCCGAAGAGGATCTCCGCGATCTGTGCGAGACCGATGAACTGGCCGAGCGCATACATCAACATCACGAAGACGATGAGCAGCGCCATCACGACGGACATCGAGTTGCCATACCGGTCCTTACAGAACGTCGCTGGCGTGTACGATCCCAGCCGACGGAGCGTCTGTCCGTAGAGGATGACGATCAGCGGGATCGACAGCAGGAAGTTCGTCCACATCGCGAGAAACGGGATCTGGACCTGCACCATCAGAGCGATGACACCCATAAACGTCGCTAAACTCTCCCACGTCGCCGAGATCGCCGAGCCGTTGACGAACGGGCCGATCGTCCTGCCAGCGACCATGTAGTCGTCGGTCCCCTGGATCCGCTTTTTCATCACGTAGCTGATCGCATAGTACGCGACGAAGGTGATCGCGATGAAAAACAGCGGGGCCAACAACGTATCGAACGTCGTCTGGAACGGATAGTCCTCTGCAGGCGCTACCTCGAGCGGACTAATCATCGCTATCACCTGCCTCGGCGACTTCCGCCGGAGCCGCCTCTCCTGCGGCGGCTTTCATCTGTGCTTTCTCGTCCATGATCGAACTGGTGACGTACCGGTAGTACCCCCAGTACAGGACGAACATCGTTGCTGGTCCACCCGCAACCAGCCAGAAGTAATGAAACGGGAACCCGAGGACTCTGAAGTCGGGCGTCCCGAACATCGTGAACCAGATACCCCCGTGTATGACGGCAGAGAGCGCCAGAAACGCACCTACCGTTGCCAATGCCTCTTTGGTATGCGTCTGCATATAGGCCACATCTTATTCCGGCTATTAAATAATTATGGGAGTTACCTCGAGAAGATCATTATATAATTCCAAACACATATATACGGCCTAGAGTAGATTTCGTGAGGGAACATAGTAACAACTGCACCGAGTCACACACTGATCGCCGATCCGTCTGGCGGGCAGGTACGCACTGACGTGCAGCGGCTACTATCGCTGACGACGGCTGTACAGAAACGCAGCCACATCGTCGACGCCAGTCAGCCCCCGTCTTCGACGAGTCGGGAGCTATCGACACACTGGCCAGAGACGAATTACGCCCACACTCGCTGTGAGACGATCACTCGCATGACAACACGTTTGTACGCTTCCGACGATGGGGCAAACGAATGCAACGAAAAACAATTAGCATCGAGACCGACGAGCACGTCGGGTTCCTCAGGCTCGAGCGGCCCGACTCGATGAACACGTTCACGTCGGAACTGGCCATCGAACTCGACGAAGCCCTGACCACGCTCGAGGACGACGACGACGTTCGAGCGATCGTCGTCTCCGGGGCCGGAGACGCTTTTTCGATGGGGATCGACGTAACCGAACACGATACACACGATTCCGAGGCTGCGTACGAACAGTGGGTCGCGCGCATGGAAACGCCGTTTACAACCATCGCAAAGATGGGAACGCCGGTTATCACAGCGGCACACGGCTATGCCGTCGCGAACGGACTGGGGCTCGTCGCCGCTGCGGATCTCGCCGTCGCCGCCGAGGGGACGCAGTTCGGTGCGACTGCGCCAAAAGTCGGACTCTTCTGTATGGGTCCTGCAGTACCGTTGATGCGGTCAGTGACCGAGAAGCGCTGTCTCGAGTTGCTGTTGACCGGCGAACTCATCGACGCCGATACCGCACTCGAGTGGGGAATCCTCAACCGCGTCGTCCCTGCGGGCGAACACATAAACGCTGCCGTCGAGCTCGCGAGTGCGATTACCGACAAGAGTCCAACTGCCGTTCAACTGGGCAAACAGGCTTACTACGAGATGGCGAACATGCCGTATCGTACGGCGCTCGAGTACTCGAACGAGCGGTTTGCGGCCGTCTGTGCGACGTCGGACGCGGCGGAGGGGATCGATGCGTTCCTCTCGGGTCGCGAGCCAGAGTGGGAGACGTGACGGTCCGGTCACTCCTACCCACCTTCATGTCACTCGGTATCGACTTGCTGTCGGTATGTGTCTTCCGTAACCAGGAGAATAGAACATGTACAACAAAACATTAAAGCGGCAATAAAATGATTTGGGAGATATGGGTGTAGATTACGACAGCGAAGTTGAGGAGTTCGAATGGGGGATCCCAGAGTCGTACACAGTTACGTCGACTGTCGAGTCACACGCCGAGGCGTTCGGCGACCGCGTCGCCGTCCACTTCCTCGACGATGACGGGGTCCGAACGGAGCGTACATACAGCGACATCCGCGACGACAAGAACCGATTCGCAAACGGCCTCGAGGAACTCGGCGTCGGCAAAGGCGACCGTGTCATGCACTTGTTCCCGCGTCACCCGGAGGCGTTCGCGATTCAGCTCGGTGCGCTCTCGACGGGCGCACTGTTGGTCCCCTGTTCGTCGATGCTGCGGGCAAAAGACATCGAGTTCCGCTCGAACGACTGTGAGGCGACGACGATCGTCGTCCACGAATCGCTCACGGACATGGTCGAGCCGGTCATCGACGAGACGCCACTCGAGCGCGTGATCGTCCTCGACGGCGATGAGAGTGATCTCGAAGACGACAGCTGGATGACCTACGAGTCGGTCAGTGAGGGGGAGCCGACCGAGTACGACGGTCCCGACCTCTCTGCTGAGGACCCGATGTCGATCAACTACACCAGCGGTACGACCGGTCAGCCAAAGCCAGTATTGCACAAACACCGCTGGCAGTACTGTTTCAACCAAATCAACGCGCCATACTGGTGGGGGATCGACGAAGACACGGACCTCGAAGACGAGTTGCTGTGGGCAACGACAGGGACTGGCTGGGCGAAGTGGTTCTGGAGCCCGGTCGGGGTCGGCATCACGACGGGTGCCACCCAGCTCATCTACGACGGCGACTTCGAGGTCGAGACGTTCCTCGAGATCATGGAAGACGAAGGCGTCACGAAGCTCTGTGCCGTCCCCACGCAGTATCGGATGTTCGCAAACGCCGACCTCGAGGAGTACGACGTCCAGCTCAACGACACGCTTTCAGCAGGCGAACCGCTCAACCGCGAGCCGATCGAGCGCATCCAGGACGCCTGGGGTGTCACGCCACGGGACGGGTACGGGCAGACCGAGACGGTCGCGCTCGTGACCAACTACCCGGGCATCGACGTCGAGATCGGCAGCATGGGCAAGCCGACGCCGGGAGTCGGTGCCACCATTATCGAAGTAGACGAAGAAAAAGAGGTCGAGCCGGGTGAAATCGGCGAAATCGCCGTTCCGGTCGACTCGCCGGCCATCTTCGACGGGTACTTCGAGAAACCAGAACTCGACGAGCAGAAACTCTCCGGCGAGTACTACCGCACCGGCGACCTCGCCTCGCGTGATGAGGACGGCTACTTCTTCTTCGAAGGCCGCGCCGACGACATCATCATCTCCTCTGGCTACCGTATCGGCCCGTTCGAGGTCGAAGACGCGCTGGTCACTCACGACGCGGTCGCCGAAGCAGCCGCCGTCGACAGCCCACACGACGAACGCGGCAGCGTCGTCAAGGCCTACGTCATTCTCAACGAGGGCTACGACGGCAGTGACGAACTCAAAGACGAGCTTCAGGAGTTCATGAAAGAACAGACGGCACCCTACAAGTATCCGCGCCGGATCGAGTTCGTCGACGAACTCCCCAAAACCTCGAGTGGCAAGATCCGCCGCGTCGAACTGCGCCAGCAAGAACAAGAAAAGCACGACTAATCGGGGGCGCAGACCCGGTCTTACTTTTCGCGTCTTTCTCCACGGGACAGGGTGTCTCGGCTCGACTCGTTTAGATCCAAACTGTCGGGTGATGCGTCGGGAAAATGAGTGAGCCGCTCGAAGAGAGCCAATGGCCGTCAGTCGTCGCCTCGTTCACGAACGCAGTCGCGAATCGCGTCCGGAAGCGGCGTCGACTCGAATGCGTCGTCAACGAAGACGAACGACACCTCGCCGTCGGCGACGCGTTCGTCGTTCGAGAGTCGCGTGATCTCGAACGAGACCGAGAGTGACGACGTGCCGACGTCGACGACGGACGTCTCGAGCGTTGCGGCGTCGCCGGCACGAAGCGGCGAGTAAAACGACGCCGACGCGTCGACCGCGGGGAGGAGATAGCCCGCCTTCCGGTAGGCTTCCATCGGGTGTTCGCCGTCGGCGGCCGGCCGGAAGTAGTCGTTCAGGCCCACGATCACGAAATGGAAGAATCGTGGATAGTAAATGAGCCCGCCGGCGTCCGTCTCACCCCAGTCGACGGTGATCTCGGTCTCGTGTGGCATCGATCAGGCGACGCGGAACGTGATCGTTCGCTCGCCCGTCGTCGCGTTCGACTCGATGCCGACGGACACCGACTGACCGATCTCGACCTCGTCCGGGTCGATGTCCGCGACGATTCCGGTCAGGCGAACCGCACCGAACGAGACGATCGCGGTGACGTAGGGAGCGTCGTCGTCGAACTGCGGTGTGGGGACGGCGACGGTCGTGTGGGTGACGATCTCGCCGGTCTCCGGCAACGGCCGTTCGGTCAACTCGCGGTCGCCACAGTGTGGACAGACCTGCCGCGGCGGGAGCAACCCGTGGCCGTTCGAACACTCGTCGTAGTAGCCCTCGTCCTCCTCGAGTGCGTCGAGGAAGTCGTCGTACTCGCCGTTGCGGACGGTGTCGCTCATTCGATCACCTCCAGGACGTGGACGGTCGCACTGGCGACGGTGCCACCCGCGTTGTGGGCGACGCCGACGGTCGCGTCCGGCACGTCGTCGGCCCGGGGATGTGATCCCTCGAGCAGGTTCGCGATGGCGAGGACCTGGGCCGCGCCGGTCGCGCCGACGGGGTGGCCCTTCGCTTTCAGGCCGCCCGAGAGGTTGACCGGAACCGAGCCGTCTCGAGTCGTCTCGCCGCGGCGTGCTGCACCGATCCCCTCGCCGTAGCTGAAGAGGCCGAGACCCTCGAGGGCGAGCACTTCGGCGATCGTAAAGCAGTCGTGGACCTCGACGACGTCGACGTCGTCGGGGCCGATTCTCGCTTCT of Natrarchaeobaculum sulfurireducens contains these proteins:
- a CDS encoding enoyl-CoA hydratase/isomerase family protein codes for the protein MQRKTISIETDEHVGFLRLERPDSMNTFTSELAIELDEALTTLEDDDDVRAIVVSGAGDAFSMGIDVTEHDTHDSEAAYEQWVARMETPFTTIAKMGTPVITAAHGYAVANGLGLVAAADLAVAAEGTQFGATAPKVGLFCMGPAVPLMRSVTEKRCLELLLTGELIDADTALEWGILNRVVPAGEHINAAVELASAITDKSPTAVQLGKQAYYEMANMPYRTALEYSNERFAAVCATSDAAEGIDAFLSGREPEWET
- a CDS encoding acyl-CoA synthetase; amino-acid sequence: MGVDYDSEVEEFEWGIPESYTVTSTVESHAEAFGDRVAVHFLDDDGVRTERTYSDIRDDKNRFANGLEELGVGKGDRVMHLFPRHPEAFAIQLGALSTGALLVPCSSMLRAKDIEFRSNDCEATTIVVHESLTDMVEPVIDETPLERVIVLDGDESDLEDDSWMTYESVSEGEPTEYDGPDLSAEDPMSINYTSGTTGQPKPVLHKHRWQYCFNQINAPYWWGIDEDTDLEDELLWATTGTGWAKWFWSPVGVGITTGATQLIYDGDFEVETFLEIMEDEGVTKLCAVPTQYRMFANADLEEYDVQLNDTLSAGEPLNREPIERIQDAWGVTPRDGYGQTETVALVTNYPGIDVEIGSMGKPTPGVGATIIEVDEEKEVEPGEIGEIAVPVDSPAIFDGYFEKPELDEQKLSGEYYRTGDLASRDEDGYFFFEGRADDIIISSGYRIGPFEVEDALVTHDAVAEAAAVDSPHDERGSVVKAYVILNEGYDGSDELKDELQEFMKEQTAPYKYPRRIEFVDELPKTSSGKIRRVELRQQEQEKHD
- a CDS encoding acyl-CoA thioesterase; translated protein: MPHETEITVDWGETDAGGLIYYPRFFHFVIVGLNDYFRPAADGEHPMEAYRKAGYLLPAVDASASFYSPLRAGDAATLETSVVDVGTSSLSVSFEITRLSNDERVADGEVSFVFVDDAFESTPLPDAIRDCVRERGDD
- a CDS encoding Zn-ribbon domain-containing OB-fold protein, whose translation is MSDTVRNGEYDDFLDALEEDEGYYDECSNGHGLLPPRQVCPHCGDRELTERPLPETGEIVTHTTVAVPTPQFDDDAPYVTAIVSFGAVRLTGIVADIDPDEVEIGQSVSVGIESNATTGERTITFRVA